From Dermochelys coriacea isolate rDerCor1 chromosome 8, rDerCor1.pri.v4, whole genome shotgun sequence, the proteins below share one genomic window:
- the CPLX2 gene encoding complexin-2, with translation MDFVMKQALGGATKDMGKMLGGEEEKDPDAQKKEEERQEALRQQEEERKAKHARMEAEREKVRQQIRDKYGLKKKEEKEAEEKAAMEQPCEGSLTRPKKAIPAGCGDEEEEEEESILDTVLKYLPGPLQDMFKK, from the exons ATGGACTTTGTAATGAAGCAAGCGTTAGGGG GGGCCACCAAGGACATGGGGAAGATGCTGGgtggagaggaagagaaggatcCCGATGCtcagaagaaggaggaggagcggCAAGAAGCCCTTCGCCAGCAGGAAGAGGAGCGGAAGGCCAAGCACGCCAGGATGGAAGCCGAGAGGGAGAAGGTCCGGCAACAGATCCGGGATAAG TACGGcctgaagaagaaagaggagaaggaggcagaggaAAAGGCGGCGATGGAGCAGCCATGCGAGGGCAGCCTGACGCGCCCCAAGAAAGCCATCCCGGCCGGCTGcggggacgaggaggaggaggaggaggagagcatcCTGGACACGGTGCTCAAGTACCTGCCCGGGCCCCTCCAGGACATGTTCAAGAAGTAA